The Actinomyces lilanjuaniae genome segment ATCGTGGAGCAGGACATGTATCCCTGCCACCCTGACGCCCCCTTCCCGATCGCCTTGCGTACCGCCTCCTACCTGCGTGGCGCCAGGCTCGCCCGCTGACCACGGCGGCCGTGGTGGCGGGCGCGGTGAGACCGTGGGTCGTCAGCCGTGCCGGGGGTACACGCAGCGGGGGTGCGGGAGGGCCTGGATCCTGGCTCCTGGAGGTGGGAGGCTCAGCAAGGAACCCAACCAGGCTGCCCTGCATCGAGGTCCTCGGAGGTCTGCCGCGCCAGGTCTTCCGTGTCTTCCGTCCTCGGGGCAGTAGCCGTGTGCAGGGCTCGAGCGACCGGCTGCGGCCACGCCGTCAGCAGACCTACCTCAAGGAGAGAAGGACTATGACAACCGTTCTCATCATTGGAGCCACCGGCCAGGTGGGCCGGGTTGTTGTCGAGGAGGCGCTCGCTCGCGAGGCCACGGTGCGTGCCCAGACCCGCAGCGCCTCTCGCGCCCGTCGTCGGCTGCCTCGGGGCGCGGAGGTCGTCGAGGCCTCGCCGAGTGATGTCGATGCCCTGTGCCCAGTGCTGACCGGGGCGGATGCTGTCGTCCTCACCCACGGCACCGACTCTGACGGGAGGGGCGGCGCCACCTTCTACGACGTGGTGCGCGCCGTCATCGACGCGCTGGACGCACTGGGACAGCCCACCACCCACGTCAGCCTCATGACCACCATGAACGCCTCACACTCCGCGACGGTGACCGGGTATGAGTTTGTGGAGTGGAAGCGGCGGGCCGAGCGCCTGCTGCGGGCCAGCGGCCTGTCCTACACGATCGTGCGCCCCGGCTGGTTCGACTACCAGGGGTCCGGGGACCGCAGGATCGACCTGCGCCAGGGTGACCTGGTCACGGGCCAGCCCGGGGTGGACCGCCACCACATCGC includes the following:
- a CDS encoding NAD(P)H-binding protein; the encoded protein is MTTVLIIGATGQVGRVVVEEALAREATVRAQTRSASRARRRLPRGAEVVEASPSDVDALCPVLTGADAVVLTHGTDSDGRGGATFYDVVRAVIDALDALGQPTTHVSLMTTMNASHSATVTGYEFVEWKRRAERLLRASGLSYTIVRPGWFDYQGSGDRRIDLRQGDLVTGQPGVDRHHIAQVLLEGALNPSGSRRTVEVFSASGSPVTDFEALLAATRADEPGSLDGVLDTNNVALTEEPARVQEDVARLAGR